The region GTCGTCGAGGTTGTGAATTGCAAGAAGCTTGGAGTGCTCGTCGCTCTCGGCCTCGTCGATTTTACTGATGAAGAGCTCGTAAAGACCCAAGGAGAAGATGATGAGAACAGTGGCAATGAGGTAGAGGTCTATGGCGCCCACTATGGCGCCCACAAGCTCCTCGTGCTCGTGGGCACCCAGGTGGAACCCGCTGTGGAAGAGGTGGTAAACCGGAAGAACAATCTCGTAAGAGGCAACAATAAAAAGCCCGAAGGCGGCAAAGAGCGAGAATATAACCGCCAGAATCACCATCCAACGGGTTCGCCAAAGGAACCCTTCGAACACCCTCTCAAGCCACTTCACTTACAGCCCCCCGAACACCGCGTGTTCTACGTAGAAGAGAAGTATAGCAGTTATAACCGTTACGGCAGCAACGGGGGTTCCGTACTTCATAAACGTAAAGAAGTTAATCTTGTAGCCGTTACGCTCGGCTATGTCGGCGGTAACTATGTTGGCCGACGCCCCTATAAGGGTGAGGTTTCCGCCCAAACAGGCCCCCAAGGAGAGAGCCCACCAGAGGGGGTCCATAACGGAGCCCATCTGCATCTCCATACCTTTAAGGACGTAGGCCATAGACATCGTAAAGGGAATGTTATCCACGAAACCGGAGATAACTGCAGATACAAAGCCTACAAGGATTATACCCTCGTGGATGTTGTTACCGATGGCCTCTATGAGCCACTTGGCGGCAACTTCGAAAACGCCGTTAACCTCAAGGGCTCCCACAACCATGAAGAGTCCCATGAAGAAGATGAGGGTTGTCCACTCCACCTTCTCCAGTATCCAGGCCGGAGAGAGGCCGCTGATGAGGGCAAGCACCGTTGCCATGAAAAGGGCAACAACTCCGGGCTCAAGCCCTATCTGGTGACCGACTATGAAGAGGAGTATGGTAACGAGGAAGACCCCTACGGACTTTTTCATGAGCTTCCTGTCGAGGAGGGACTCATCCACCTTACCCGAGAGTATCTCCTCAAGCTCTTCAGCCGTTGCCTGAGCCTTGAGGAACCCTCCCTTCGCCATCATAAGGTGCATAACTATAAGGCCGAGGATAAAGGCGAGTATCGCGTAAGGTGCAACCTCTTTCAGGAAGTCGTTGAAGGTTTTGCCGGCTATACTGCCGATGATGATGTTGGGTGGGTCACCGATAAGGGTTGCGGTTCCTCCGGTGTTGGAGGCAAGGACTATGGCTATCAGGTAGGGTATAGGGTTGAGCTTCAGCTTCTCGGCTATGTTAATCATAACCGGAGCCATGAAGAGAACCGTTGTAACGTTATCGAGGAAAGCGGAAAAGAGGGCGGTAAGCAGCGAGAAGACCCAGAGCACCCTCGTAGGTGAGCCTTTTGTTATCTGAACTGCCTTTGCGGCAACCAAGTTGAAGAAGCCACTTTTACCCATAACGGTAACTATGTTCATCATTCCAAAGAGCAGGAGTATGGTGTTCTGGTCTATCGCCTCCCAGGCCTTCTCCGGCGTAATAACGCCGATTACTAAAACGAGGGAGGCTCCGATTAGGGCCGCTATGGTCCTGTGAAAGAACTTTTCAAGGAGAATCATCGCGTAGGTGAGGATAAAGAGCAGAACCGAGAGCTCTGCAAGCTCGGCCTTTGAAAGGTGCAGGTGAAACGCCTCTATGAGGCCGCCTACGGTTGACTCTGCGGAGTGTCCACCGTGTCCCATCTCTCCTCCCAGTGTTTTATAAGGTCTCTTGCCGCCTGAAGTGCTCCGGAAGTCAGCTTACCGGATATCATAACGGCA is a window of Thermovibrio ammonificans HB-1 DNA encoding:
- a CDS encoding YqhA family protein, translated to MKWLERVFEGFLWRTRWMVILAVIFSLFAAFGLFIVASYEIVLPVYHLFHSGFHLGAHEHEELVGAIVGAIDLYLIATVLIIFSLGLYELFISKIDEAESDEHSKLLAIHNLDDLKEKLAKVVLMVLIVTFFKYAIHIKYETPLQTLYLAAGVLMLALALYFSHKKH
- a CDS encoding sodium:proton antiporter, giving the protein MGHGGHSAESTVGGLIEAFHLHLSKAELAELSVLLFILTYAMILLEKFFHRTIAALIGASLVLVIGVITPEKAWEAIDQNTILLLFGMMNIVTVMGKSGFFNLVAAKAVQITKGSPTRVLWVFSLLTALFSAFLDNVTTVLFMAPVMINIAEKLKLNPIPYLIAIVLASNTGGTATLIGDPPNIIIGSIAGKTFNDFLKEVAPYAILAFILGLIVMHLMMAKGGFLKAQATAEELEEILSGKVDESLLDRKLMKKSVGVFLVTILLFIVGHQIGLEPGVVALFMATVLALISGLSPAWILEKVEWTTLIFFMGLFMVVGALEVNGVFEVAAKWLIEAIGNNIHEGIILVGFVSAVISGFVDNIPFTMSMAYVLKGMEMQMGSVMDPLWWALSLGACLGGNLTLIGASANIVTADIAERNGYKINFFTFMKYGTPVAAVTVITAILLFYVEHAVFGGL